The Pseudomonas solani genome segment CGCGACCTGGCCGACGCCGCCGTGAAGATGATGCGCGAGCAGGAAATGCACAAAGTACGCTTCCGCGCCGAGGACGCCACCGAGGACCGTATCCTCGACGCCCTGCTGCCACCGGCCCGCAGCGGCTTCGGTGACGAGCCCGCCCGCGAGGATTCCAACACCCGCCAGCTGTTCCGCAAGCGCCTGCGTGAAGGCCAGCTGGACGACAAGGAGATCGACATCGAAGTGGCCGAAAGCCCGGCCGGCGTCGAAATCATGGCCCCGCCCGGCATGGAGGAGATGACCAGCCAGTTGCAGAACCTGTTCTCCAACATGGGCAAGGGCAAGCGCAAGAGCCGCAAGCTCAAGGTCAAGGAAGCGCTGAAGCTGGTGCGCGACGAGGAAGCCGCGCGCCTGGTCAACGAAGAGGAACTCAAGGCCCGCGCCCTGGAGGCGGTGGAGCAGAACGGCATCGTCTTCATCGACGAGATCGACAAGGTCGCCAAGCGCGGCAACGTCGGCGGCGCCGATGTCTCCCGCGAGGGCGTGCAGCGCGACCTGCTGCCGCTGATCGAGGGCTGCACCGTCAACACCAAGCTGGGCATGGTCAAGACCGACCACATCCTGTTCATCGCCTCGGGCGCCTTCCACCTGTCCAAGCCCAGCGACCTGGTGCCGGAGCTGCAGGGCCGTCTGCCGATCCGCGTGGAGCTCAAGGCCCTATCGCCCGAGGACTTCGAGCGCATCCTCACCGAACCGCACGCCTCGCTCACCGAGCAATACAGCGCCCTGCTGAAGACCGAAGGCCTGAACATCGAGTTCGCACCGGAAGGCATCAAGCGCCTGGCCGAGATCGCCTGGCAGGTGAACGAGAAGACCGAGAACATCGGTGCCCGTCGCCTGCACACGCTGCTGGAGCGCCTGCTGGAGGAAGTCTCCTTCAGCGCCGGCGACCTGGCCGCCCAGCACGACGAGAAGCCGATCCTGATCGACGCCGCCTACGTCAACAGCCACCTTGGCGAGCTGGCCAAGGACGAAGACCTGTCGCGGTATATTCTCTAA includes the following:
- the hslU gene encoding HslU--HslV peptidase ATPase subunit, whose translation is MVHELNRHIIGQDDAKRAVAIALRNRWRRMQLPVELRAEVTPKNILMIGPTGVGKTEIARRLAKLANAPFLKVEATKFTEVGYVGRDVESIIRDLADAAVKMMREQEMHKVRFRAEDATEDRILDALLPPARSGFGDEPAREDSNTRQLFRKRLREGQLDDKEIDIEVAESPAGVEIMAPPGMEEMTSQLQNLFSNMGKGKRKSRKLKVKEALKLVRDEEAARLVNEEELKARALEAVEQNGIVFIDEIDKVAKRGNVGGADVSREGVQRDLLPLIEGCTVNTKLGMVKTDHILFIASGAFHLSKPSDLVPELQGRLPIRVELKALSPEDFERILTEPHASLTEQYSALLKTEGLNIEFAPEGIKRLAEIAWQVNEKTENIGARRLHTLLERLLEEVSFSAGDLAAQHDEKPILIDAAYVNSHLGELAKDEDLSRYIL